From a region of the Paucidesulfovibrio longus DSM 6739 genome:
- a CDS encoding aminotransferase-like domain-containing protein — MTIWNPLLESGGPKYLALADALERDVASGELRPGQRLPTHRELADQLGLNVTTVTRGYRAAEQRGLVSGTVGRGTFVSSDAAGSSAIVSLEPHLPGTVEMGLITPLYHLDPDVSEGMRRVLARRDPAALMRYGDPRGLPEHRAAGADWASRYGLEASPDNVLVCAGAQHALACCLSGLLRPGERIAVDALTYPGVKTLAAQLGLRLAPVEMDAGGMLPEALDAACRREEIKGLYLMPGVHNPTSVRMSERRRDRIAETALRHGLTVIEDDAYDLTAPDRQRPVAARLPETGVYVAGLSKALAPGLRVAFLAAPKRLVPALAGAVLNTVWMAPPLSVELAAHWIKDGTADRTVAAKRTEAARRMRIAEAALAGQRFSAQPSGYFLWLELPGAASGAQGSDANGNAGPDAGWTGREFEARAREAGVSLFGAERFTVGDARAPRAVRLSLTGPADDRELRRGLGVVVRLLEEAAGSALPEPATLL, encoded by the coding sequence ATGACAATATGGAACCCTCTCCTGGAAAGCGGCGGTCCCAAGTATCTCGCCCTGGCGGACGCCCTGGAACGGGACGTGGCCTCCGGCGAACTGCGGCCGGGCCAGCGCCTGCCCACGCACCGCGAGCTGGCGGACCAGCTCGGCCTGAACGTGACCACGGTCACGCGGGGGTACCGCGCGGCCGAACAGCGCGGGCTCGTCTCCGGCACCGTGGGCCGGGGCACCTTCGTCTCCTCGGACGCGGCGGGCTCCTCGGCCATCGTATCCCTGGAGCCGCATCTGCCCGGCACCGTGGAGATGGGCCTGATCACCCCGCTCTACCACCTCGACCCGGACGTTTCCGAAGGCATGCGCAGGGTGCTCGCCCGGCGCGACCCCGCCGCGCTGATGCGCTACGGCGACCCGCGCGGCCTGCCGGAACACCGCGCCGCCGGAGCGGACTGGGCCTCGCGCTACGGGCTGGAAGCCAGCCCGGACAACGTCCTGGTCTGCGCCGGGGCGCAGCACGCCCTGGCCTGCTGCCTTTCGGGCCTGCTGCGGCCCGGCGAGCGCATCGCCGTGGACGCCCTGACCTATCCGGGGGTCAAGACCCTGGCCGCGCAGCTCGGCCTGCGCCTCGCCCCCGTGGAGATGGACGCCGGGGGCATGCTTCCGGAAGCGCTGGACGCGGCCTGCCGCCGCGAGGAAATCAAGGGGCTCTACCTCATGCCCGGCGTGCACAATCCCACCTCGGTGCGCATGTCCGAACGCCGCCGGGACCGCATCGCGGAAACGGCCCTGCGCCACGGCCTGACCGTGATCGAGGACGACGCCTACGACCTGACCGCGCCGGACCGACAGCGGCCCGTGGCCGCGCGCCTGCCCGAAACCGGCGTCTACGTGGCCGGGCTGTCCAAGGCCCTGGCTCCGGGGCTGCGCGTGGCCTTCCTGGCCGCGCCGAAACGCCTGGTGCCCGCCCTGGCCGGGGCCGTGCTGAACACGGTCTGGATGGCTCCCCCGCTGAGCGTGGAGCTGGCCGCGCACTGGATCAAGGACGGCACCGCGGACCGCACCGTGGCGGCCAAGCGCACGGAAGCGGCCCGGCGCATGCGCATCGCGGAGGCGGCCCTGGCCGGGCAGCGCTTCTCTGCGCAGCCGTCGGGCTATTTCCTCTGGCTGGAATTGCCGGGTGCGGCGTCCGGGGCGCAGGGCTCGGACGCGAACGGAAACGCGGGACCGGACGCGGGCTGGACCGGAAGGGAATTCGAGGCCCGCGCGCGCGAGGCCGGGGTCAGCCTGTTCGGTGCCGAACGCTTCACCGTGGGCGACGCCCGCGCCCCGCGCGCGGTTCGCCTCTCGCTCACCGGGCCTGCGGACGACCGCGAGCTGCGCCGGGGCCTGGGCGTGGTGGTCCGGCTTCTGGAAGAGGCCGCAGGCAGCGCCCTGCCGGAACCGGCGACCCTGCTCTGA
- a CDS encoding ArsA family ATPase, which translates to MQRYYFHAGKGGVGKSTTSSLTALHLARTGRKVLLVSLDPAHNQADIFDMDFKARPREVAPGLSVAQADIDAWIKAWLHGIEEQVRRTYTYQTAFNLENRMNVIKHSPGLEEYALLLAFKHYREKNPDPDVIIYDMPPTALTMKFFSLPALSLLWLEQLLALRCEIMEKKKIITKIHLGKCEIECDKISSRLGKQQKFFTELRDVFQDGEACRVHIVVNPDRLSFAEAGRIFEGLDEMRIPLGGVLMNKVAPESTWDEGHAVFLRGKVHPLPQSPAPLIGLDALQAYLDANGAAFGFAL; encoded by the coding sequence ATGCAGCGGTATTACTTCCACGCGGGCAAGGGCGGCGTGGGCAAGTCCACCACCTCGTCGCTCACGGCCCTGCACCTGGCGCGCACGGGCCGCAAGGTGCTGCTCGTCTCCCTGGACCCGGCCCACAACCAGGCGGACATCTTCGACATGGACTTCAAGGCCCGGCCCCGCGAAGTGGCGCCCGGCCTGAGCGTGGCCCAGGCGGACATCGACGCCTGGATCAAGGCCTGGCTGCACGGCATCGAGGAGCAGGTCCGGCGCACCTACACCTACCAGACGGCCTTCAACCTCGAAAACCGGATGAACGTGATCAAGCATTCGCCGGGACTGGAGGAATACGCGCTGCTTCTGGCCTTCAAGCATTATCGGGAGAAGAATCCGGATCCGGACGTGATCATCTACGACATGCCGCCCACGGCCCTGACCATGAAGTTCTTCAGCCTGCCCGCGCTCTCGCTGCTCTGGCTGGAGCAGCTCCTGGCCCTGCGCTGCGAGATCATGGAAAAGAAGAAGATCATCACCAAGATCCACCTGGGCAAATGCGAGATCGAGTGCGACAAGATCAGCTCGCGCCTGGGCAAGCAGCAGAAGTTCTTCACGGAGCTGCGCGACGTGTTCCAGGACGGGGAGGCCTGCCGCGTGCACATCGTGGTCAACCCGGACCGGCTCTCCTTTGCCGAGGCCGGACGCATCTTCGAGGGGCTGGATGAAATGAGGATTCCCCTGGGGGGCGTGCTCATGAACAAGGTCGCCCCGGAGAGCACCTGGGACGAGGGCCACGCGGTCTTCCTGCGCGGCAAGGTCCACCCGCTGCCCCAGTCGCCCGCGCCGCTCATCGGCCTGGACGCGCTCCAGGCCTATCTCGACGCGAACGGCGCGGCCTTCGGCTTCGCGCTGTAG